In a single window of the Pseudogemmatithrix spongiicola genome:
- the glmS gene encoding glutamine--fructose-6-phosphate transaminase (isomerizing): MCGIVGYIGPKQATPFLIEGLKRLEYRGYDSAGIAVFDGESIETRRAAGKIAKLEGTLTADPVTGKVGIAHTRWATHGPPTERNAHPHLSTDNTVAVVHNGIIENANVLRKQLTELGHTFRSDTDTETIAHLVQELWEGSLEEAVIGALRKVEGTFGIAVVSSKDPSKIVAARKGSPLLIGVGDGEYFLASDASAILAHTRQVVYLNDGDLAVLTPDGYKVMDINAVPIRRSVERIEWDLAAIERGGYDHFMLKEIFEQPTTVENTMRGRLILEDGTSKLGGLNMSHEQLMAIDNIVITACGTSWHSALIGEMMIEDLCRIPVEVEYASEFRYRNPIVTPTTLCIVISQSGETADTLAAMREAKRRGAHTLGLVNVVGSTIAREDDGGVYLHAGPEIGVASTKAFTSQVVALALFALKLARKRTLSVIRGREIAQAMHDLPAQIQKILDRAAEIEKIAEEYKDAHNFLYLGRGFNFPAALEGALKLKEISYIHAEGYPAAEMKHGPIALIDEKMPVVFIAPHDGVFDKIVSNIQEVKARGGKTIIITSRDEPALEGLVDHEFRIPETVDMLTPVLASVPLQLLAYYIAVKRGANVDQPRNLAKSVTVE; the protein is encoded by the coding sequence ATGTGCGGCATCGTCGGCTACATCGGCCCCAAGCAAGCCACTCCTTTCCTCATTGAAGGCCTCAAGCGCCTCGAGTATCGCGGCTACGACTCCGCCGGCATCGCCGTGTTCGACGGCGAGTCGATCGAGACCCGCCGTGCGGCGGGCAAGATCGCCAAGCTCGAGGGTACGCTGACGGCTGACCCGGTGACGGGGAAGGTCGGCATCGCGCACACGCGCTGGGCCACGCATGGGCCGCCGACGGAGCGCAATGCGCACCCGCATCTCTCCACCGACAACACGGTGGCCGTGGTGCACAACGGCATCATCGAGAATGCCAACGTGCTTCGCAAGCAGCTGACGGAGCTGGGGCACACCTTCCGCTCCGATACGGACACGGAGACCATCGCCCATCTGGTGCAGGAGCTGTGGGAAGGCTCGCTCGAGGAGGCCGTGATCGGTGCCCTGCGCAAGGTCGAGGGCACCTTCGGCATCGCGGTGGTGAGCAGCAAGGATCCGTCGAAGATCGTCGCCGCCCGCAAGGGCTCGCCCCTGCTCATCGGCGTCGGCGATGGCGAGTACTTCCTGGCCTCCGACGCGTCGGCCATCCTCGCGCATACGCGCCAGGTGGTCTACCTCAATGACGGCGACCTCGCCGTGCTGACGCCCGATGGCTACAAGGTGATGGACATCAACGCCGTGCCGATCCGGCGCAGCGTCGAGCGCATCGAGTGGGACCTCGCCGCCATCGAGCGCGGCGGCTACGACCACTTCATGCTCAAGGAGATCTTCGAGCAGCCGACGACGGTCGAGAACACCATGCGCGGCCGCCTCATCCTCGAGGACGGCACCAGCAAGCTCGGTGGCCTCAACATGAGCCATGAGCAGTTGATGGCGATCGACAACATCGTCATCACCGCCTGCGGCACGTCCTGGCACTCGGCGCTGATCGGCGAGATGATGATCGAAGACCTCTGCCGCATTCCGGTGGAGGTCGAGTACGCGTCGGAGTTCCGCTACCGGAACCCGATCGTCACGCCGACGACGCTGTGCATCGTGATCTCGCAGTCCGGCGAGACGGCGGACACGCTGGCCGCCATGCGCGAAGCCAAGCGTCGCGGTGCCCACACGCTGGGCCTCGTGAACGTGGTCGGCTCGACGATCGCCCGCGAGGACGACGGCGGCGTGTACCTGCACGCGGGACCGGAGATCGGCGTCGCGTCCACCAAGGCCTTCACGAGCCAGGTCGTGGCGCTGGCGCTCTTCGCGCTCAAGCTGGCGCGCAAGCGCACGCTGTCGGTGATCCGCGGGCGTGAGATCGCGCAGGCCATGCACGACCTGCCGGCGCAGATCCAGAAGATCCTCGACCGCGCGGCGGAGATCGAGAAGATCGCCGAGGAGTACAAGGACGCGCACAACTTCCTGTACCTGGGCCGCGGCTTCAACTTCCCGGCGGCGCTCGAGGGCGCGCTCAAGCTCAAGGAGATCAGCTACATCCACGCCGAGGGCTATCCGGCGGCGGAGATGAAGCACGGGCCGATCGCGCTGATCGACGAGAAGATGCCGGTGGTGTTCATCGCGCCGCACGACGGCGTGTTCGACAAGATCGTGTCGAACATCCAGGAGGTGAAGGCGCGCGGCGGCAAGACGATCATCATCACGTCCCGCGACGAACCGGCGCTGGAGGGCCTCGTCGACCACGAGTTCCGCATCCCCGAGACGGTGGACATGCTCACCCCGGTGCTGGCCTCGGTGCCGCTGCAGCTGCTGGCGTACTACATCGCCGTGAAGCGCGGGGCGAACGTGGACCAGCCGCGGAATTTGGCTAAGTCGGTGACGGTCGAGTAG
- the glmM gene encoding phosphoglucosamine mutase has protein sequence MTDPRLMISVSGIRGRVGHGLTPEVVARYAAAFGAWAVARAKDRGSRTAIVLGRDSRVTGPLFHSVTRAALESVGADVIDIGLTTTPTLQLAVEHHHAAGGLGITASHNPIEWNALKFIGPDGLFLSAAQGAEMRALVDAGVPYAEWDALGEVYFDGDAVARHLDAVLALPFIDVDGIRSRNFRVAYDACRGAGGAVIPKLLELLGCEVHAIELEADGRFPRPPEPVAENLVALQTLVQKTGAQIGFATDPDVDRLALVDDTGRAIGEDYTLALATRVVLRHRKGAVVTNLSTSRIVDDMAAEHGVSVVRAPVGEVNVALKMRAVNAVIGGEGNGGVILPELHLGRDAPLGVALLLQMMHEDAEPLSRTVERFPRYTIIKDKLDRPAKPLDAVYAALRDAFADAEADTQDGLRLGWSDRWVHIRPSGTEPIVRVIAEGPDERAARGLVEKGRELLAKLA, from the coding sequence ATGACCGACCCCCGTCTCATGATTAGTGTCTCCGGCATCCGCGGCCGCGTCGGCCACGGCCTCACGCCGGAAGTCGTCGCCCGCTACGCCGCCGCCTTCGGCGCCTGGGCCGTGGCCCGCGCCAAGGACCGCGGCTCCCGTACCGCCATCGTGCTCGGCCGCGACTCCCGCGTGACGGGTCCGCTCTTCCATAGTGTCACGCGCGCCGCGCTCGAAAGCGTCGGCGCGGATGTCATCGACATCGGTCTCACCACCACGCCCACGCTGCAGCTGGCGGTCGAGCATCACCACGCGGCGGGCGGACTCGGCATCACGGCGAGCCACAATCCGATCGAGTGGAACGCGCTCAAGTTCATCGGGCCCGATGGCCTGTTCCTGAGCGCCGCGCAAGGCGCCGAGATGCGCGCGCTCGTGGATGCCGGCGTTCCCTACGCCGAGTGGGATGCGCTTGGCGAAGTGTATTTCGACGGGGATGCGGTGGCGCGGCATCTCGATGCCGTGTTGGCGCTGCCGTTCATCGACGTGGACGGCATTCGCAGCCGCAACTTCCGCGTGGCGTACGACGCCTGCCGCGGCGCCGGTGGTGCAGTGATCCCGAAGCTGCTCGAACTCCTCGGCTGCGAAGTGCACGCGATCGAGCTCGAGGCCGACGGTCGTTTTCCGCGTCCGCCGGAGCCGGTGGCTGAGAATCTCGTGGCGCTCCAGACCTTGGTGCAGAAGACGGGCGCGCAGATTGGCTTCGCGACCGACCCCGACGTGGACCGCCTGGCGCTGGTCGACGACACCGGGCGCGCGATCGGTGAAGACTACACGTTGGCACTGGCGACACGTGTCGTCCTGCGACACCGCAAGGGCGCGGTGGTGACGAATCTCTCGACCAGCCGCATCGTGGACGACATGGCGGCCGAGCACGGCGTGAGCGTCGTGCGCGCGCCGGTGGGTGAGGTCAACGTCGCTCTCAAGATGCGGGCCGTGAACGCCGTCATCGGCGGCGAGGGCAACGGCGGCGTGATCCTCCCCGAACTGCATCTGGGCCGCGACGCGCCGTTGGGCGTGGCACTGCTCTTGCAGATGATGCACGAGGACGCGGAGCCATTGTCTCGCACGGTGGAGCGGTTCCCGCGCTACACCATCATCAAGGACAAGCTGGATCGGCCGGCCAAGCCGCTGGACGCCGTCTACGCCGCGCTGCGGGACGCGTTTGCGGACGCCGAGGCGGATACGCAGGATGGCCTGCGCCTTGGCTGGAGCGATCGCTGGGTGCACATTCGGCCGAGCGGGACGGAGCCGATCGTGCGGGTGATTGCGGAAGGGCCGGATGAGCGGGCGGCCAGAGGGTTGGTGGAGAAGGGAAGGGAGCTGCTGGCGAAGCTCGCGTAA
- a CDS encoding AMP-binding protein has product MDLLPLRAAAGRGSIDGIPAAALVSAGFTLLQRCVPLVRALAGRRSAILLPSSPQFLLALAASDGRGAVLVNPLASSAEVEHQLRESNVGAVFTVRALAAKVPEHLPCVLLDEAPRRATFSVLGGDDLEIDLGSHFGLDLEGDADATGRDEECAIVYTSAMAGTPLGAVLTHRNLITNARQTVQAAENTPQDHLLAVLPFSHLFGLTVSLIAPMMAGARVTTMPRFNPIAAVDLIEREGITEIVGVPAVFAAMLGAIARRGGKLAAPALRLCICGGAPLSVALQEQWEAATGVPLRQGYGLTEASPVALFNRVNAENVRGTLGLPFPGVSISIRDSVTGAELPAGSVGEICVAGDTVFRGYVSELPATPDFLAPAAASADSLARRAQSAGLRTRDGWLYTGDAGVLRSDGRVEFRGLIKPMFTRNGFNIYPREIERVLSLMPGVARAAVTPLPEPARENDIRLELWLDGSRGVSDAEVKAWCEQRLAQYKQPSQIVIAGA; this is encoded by the coding sequence ATGGACCTCCTGCCCCTCAGGGCCGCGGCTGGACGCGGCAGCATTGATGGGATTCCCGCGGCGGCGCTGGTGTCGGCTGGGTTCACGCTGCTGCAGCGCTGCGTGCCGCTGGTGCGCGCGCTGGCGGGGCGGCGCTCGGCGATCCTGCTGCCCTCGTCGCCACAGTTCCTGCTCGCGCTCGCCGCCTCAGATGGGCGCGGTGCGGTGCTGGTGAACCCGCTCGCGTCGAGCGCCGAGGTGGAGCATCAGCTGCGGGAATCGAACGTGGGGGCGGTGTTCACGGTGCGGGCGTTGGCCGCGAAGGTCCCGGAGCATCTGCCCTGCGTGTTGCTCGACGAGGCCCCGCGCCGCGCGACCTTTTCCGTACTCGGCGGCGATGACCTCGAGATCGACCTCGGCAGCCACTTCGGCCTCGATCTCGAAGGCGACGCGGACGCGACCGGGCGCGACGAGGAGTGCGCCATCGTCTACACCAGCGCGATGGCCGGCACGCCGCTCGGCGCGGTGCTCACGCATCGCAATCTCATCACGAACGCGCGGCAGACGGTGCAGGCCGCGGAGAATACGCCGCAGGATCACCTGCTCGCGGTACTGCCGTTCTCGCACCTGTTCGGGCTCACCGTTTCGCTGATTGCGCCGATGATGGCCGGGGCGCGGGTCACGACGATGCCGCGCTTCAATCCGATTGCCGCGGTGGACCTGATCGAGCGGGAAGGCATCACGGAAATCGTCGGCGTGCCGGCCGTGTTCGCCGCGATGCTCGGCGCGATCGCACGGCGTGGCGGCAAGCTTGCGGCCCCTGCCCTGCGCCTCTGCATCTGCGGCGGCGCCCCGCTGAGTGTCGCGCTGCAGGAGCAGTGGGAGGCGGCGACGGGCGTGCCGCTGCGTCAGGGCTACGGCCTCACCGAAGCGTCGCCGGTGGCGCTGTTCAATCGCGTGAACGCCGAGAACGTGCGGGGCACGCTTGGGCTGCCCTTTCCCGGCGTCTCGATCTCGATTCGCGATTCCGTGACCGGCGCGGAGCTGCCGGCGGGCAGCGTCGGCGAGATCTGCGTGGCGGGCGACACGGTGTTCCGCGGCTACGTGAGCGAGTTGCCAGCGACTCCGGACTTCCTCGCGCCGGCTGCCGCGAGCGCCGACTCGCTGGCGCGCCGCGCACAATCGGCGGGATTGCGCACCCGCGACGGCTGGCTCTACACGGGTGATGCGGGCGTGCTCCGCAGCGACGGCCGCGTGGAGTTCCGCGGTCTCATCAAGCCGATGTTCACGCGCAACGGCTTCAACATCTATCCGCGCGAGATCGAGCGGGTGCTGTCGCTGATGCCGGGCGTCGCGCGTGCGGCGGTGACGCCGCTGCCCGAGCCGGCGCGGGAGAACGACATTCGCCTCGAGCTGTGGCTCGATGGCAGTCGTGGGGTGAGCGACGCCGAGGTGAAGGCGTGGTGCGAGCAGCGGCTCGCGCAGTACAAGCAGCCATCGCAGATCGTCATCGCAGGCGCGTGA
- a CDS encoding AAA family ATPase: MSAPRLLLPLDASGCRRLKIAFVGTHGVGKTTLCFDLAAHLKRLDLAVDLVKEVARRCPLPINEETTLDAQLWILHSQVAEEIAAQAMYEVVVCDRSVLDNYAYLVARIGRRPELDHLVREWITGYDALFKVPVIHAPTFDGKRAVSRQFQLDIDATIDELVRAFDVPVVHLDPANRDGWVPAVLESLALPLEPPQIDLFAEP; the protein is encoded by the coding sequence ATGTCTGCGCCTCGCCTCCTGCTCCCCCTCGACGCCAGTGGGTGCCGTCGCCTGAAGATCGCGTTCGTCGGCACGCATGGCGTCGGCAAGACGACGCTGTGCTTCGACCTCGCCGCGCACCTCAAGCGCTTGGACCTCGCCGTGGACCTCGTGAAGGAGGTCGCACGGCGCTGCCCGCTGCCGATCAACGAGGAGACGACGCTCGACGCGCAGCTGTGGATCCTGCACTCGCAGGTGGCCGAGGAGATCGCCGCCCAGGCGATGTATGAGGTCGTGGTCTGCGACCGCTCGGTGCTGGACAACTACGCCTATCTCGTGGCGCGGATCGGGCGGCGTCCGGAGCTGGATCACCTCGTCCGCGAGTGGATCACGGGCTACGACGCGCTGTTCAAGGTGCCGGTGATCCACGCGCCGACCTTCGATGGCAAGCGCGCAGTCAGCCGACAGTTCCAATTGGACATCGACGCCACGATCGACGAGCTCGTGCGCGCCTTCGACGTGCCGGTGGTGCACCTAGACCCCGCGAATCGCGATGGCTGGGTGCCCGCCGTGCTGGAGTCCCTCGCGCTGCCGCTCGAGCCACCGCAGATCGACTTGTTCGCCGAGCCCTGA
- a CDS encoding DsrE/DsrF/DrsH-like family protein, translated as MSPEFTQGQGAAATMEPQPITKVSIIVSKGWLDGVYPALIMANGARMEGIEANVFFTFFGMDAINKARHDAIKVATVGNPGLHLMTWLGGVPGMSALVTRQMMKQMEKLDIPPIPEFLELIADSGGKLYACKASVEMFGLTKDDFIPQVEDIITVGEFYAMAAGGQIIFT; from the coding sequence ATGTCACCCGAGTTCACGCAGGGCCAAGGCGCGGCCGCGACGATGGAGCCGCAGCCGATCACGAAGGTGTCAATCATCGTGTCGAAGGGTTGGCTCGACGGCGTGTATCCGGCGCTGATCATGGCGAACGGCGCGCGCATGGAAGGCATCGAGGCGAACGTGTTCTTCACGTTCTTCGGCATGGACGCCATCAACAAGGCGCGGCATGACGCCATCAAGGTCGCGACGGTGGGGAATCCCGGCCTGCACCTGATGACCTGGCTGGGCGGCGTGCCGGGCATGTCGGCGCTGGTGACGCGGCAGATGATGAAGCAGATGGAGAAGCTCGACATCCCGCCGATCCCGGAGTTCCTGGAGCTGATCGCCGACTCGGGCGGCAAGCTCTACGCGTGCAAGGCGAGTGTGGAGATGTTCGGGCTCACCAAGGATGACTTCATCCCACAGGTGGAGGACATCATCACGGTCGGTGAGTTCTATGCGATGGCGGCGGGAGGGCAGATCATCTTCACCTGA
- a CDS encoding TusE/DsrC/DsvC family sulfur relay protein, which translates to MTTLAAVPRNAEGFLERVEDWDRDIAREIAREAGIPELSDRHWLVVNYMRDTYIATGSAPTIRTLGKESGVQVKELYALFPKGPAKLAAKIGGIPKPKGCI; encoded by the coding sequence ATGACCACACTCGCCGCAGTGCCCCGCAACGCCGAAGGCTTCCTCGAACGCGTGGAGGATTGGGATCGCGACATCGCCCGCGAGATCGCCCGCGAGGCCGGCATCCCCGAGCTCAGCGACCGGCACTGGCTCGTCGTGAACTACATGCGCGACACGTACATCGCGACAGGCAGCGCGCCGACGATCCGCACGCTGGGCAAGGAGTCGGGCGTGCAGGTGAAGGAACTGTACGCGCTGTTCCCGAAGGGCCCCGCCAAACTCGCCGCGAAGATCGGCGGCATCCCGAAACCCAAAGGCTGCATCTGA
- the sqr gene encoding type III sulfide quinone reductase, selenoprotein subtype yields MRHILILGAGTAGTVIANRLSRRLRSQLRAGRVNITIVDPDPVHLYQPGLLFIPFGESFRERITKDRRPTLDRDVRYVASAITAMDPDSDTVTLADGTRLSYDLCIVATGARLVPEETEGMTGPGWRESVHEFYSLEGAERLGYALDCFVGGRVVVNVVEMPIKCPVAPLEFAFLADAYFTNCGIRDKVEIVYATPLDGAFTKPVAAKSLGHLLEEKGILLETEFNTGRIETRAAGAPADELDGRAGALVSWDERRIPFDLLVTVPVHKGAAFIATAAGLGDAMDFVMVNPRTLQSQRKPNIFALGDAANCPTSKAGSVAHFQAEVLEENVVRMLEGRALDAGFDGHANCFIETGHRKALLIDFNYDTEPLPGMFPYAWGPVPLLKESRLNHLGKLAFRHAYWNRLLPGRDFPGIDAKMKRSGKRMLQTQD; encoded by the coding sequence ATGCGGCACATCCTCATCCTCGGTGCTGGCACGGCCGGCACGGTCATTGCCAATCGCCTCAGCCGGCGGCTCCGCAGCCAACTGCGCGCGGGCCGCGTGAACATCACGATCGTCGACCCAGACCCGGTGCACCTGTATCAGCCGGGCCTGCTGTTCATTCCCTTCGGCGAATCGTTCCGCGAACGCATCACCAAGGACCGCCGTCCGACGCTGGACCGCGACGTGCGGTACGTGGCATCGGCAATCACGGCGATGGATCCGGACTCGGATACGGTGACGCTCGCCGACGGTACGCGGCTGTCGTACGACCTCTGCATCGTGGCAACAGGCGCCCGCCTCGTGCCGGAAGAGACGGAGGGCATGACGGGCCCGGGCTGGCGCGAGTCGGTGCACGAGTTCTACTCACTCGAAGGGGCCGAACGCCTGGGGTATGCGCTGGACTGCTTCGTCGGCGGACGCGTGGTGGTGAACGTGGTCGAGATGCCGATCAAGTGCCCGGTGGCGCCGCTGGAGTTCGCCTTCCTCGCCGACGCGTACTTCACGAACTGCGGTATTCGCGACAAGGTGGAGATCGTCTACGCGACGCCGCTGGACGGCGCGTTCACGAAGCCGGTCGCCGCGAAGTCGCTCGGGCACCTGCTGGAAGAGAAGGGCATCCTGCTCGAGACGGAGTTCAACACCGGGCGCATCGAGACGCGGGCGGCCGGTGCGCCCGCAGACGAGCTCGACGGCCGCGCGGGCGCGCTGGTGAGCTGGGACGAGCGCCGCATCCCCTTCGACCTGCTGGTGACGGTGCCGGTGCACAAGGGCGCCGCGTTCATCGCGACGGCGGCGGGACTCGGTGACGCCATGGACTTCGTGATGGTCAACCCGCGGACCCTGCAGAGCCAGCGGAAACCGAACATCTTCGCCCTCGGTGACGCCGCGAACTGCCCGACGTCCAAGGCCGGCAGCGTGGCGCACTTCCAGGCGGAAGTGCTGGAGGAGAATGTCGTCCGCATGCTCGAGGGCCGCGCGCTCGACGCGGGCTTCGATGGCCACGCCAACTGCTTCATCGAGACGGGCCATCGCAAGGCGCTGCTGATCGACTTCAACTACGACACCGAGCCGCTGCCGGGCATGTTCCCGTACGCCTGGGGTCCGGTGCCGCTGCTCAAGGAGAGCCGGCTCAACCACCTCGGCAAGCTGGCGTTCCGCCACGCGTACTGGAACCGCCTGCTGCCGGGCCGCGACTTCCCGGGCATCGACGCCAAGATGAAGCGCTCGGGCAAACGGATGCTGCAGACACAGGACTGA
- a CDS encoding integron integrase, with the protein MLPLDGRPDAPTQPPTILEELATAMRLKRYSARSVESYCRWVGQYIRFHGLRHPSELHAVHIKRFLVHLAEDRKVSASTQNQALSALLFLYREVLSQPMGAPEGLAPAKRSEHVPTVLSRIEIQQVLSYLSGAPWLMASLLYGAGLRVGEVVALRVKDVNLQRREITVRAGKGAKDRRTMLPEQLVGPLRKQIDAVERLLARDRAAGHAGVVLPDAFQRKSPSAPWSLAWQWVFPARRVYVERETRLVRRHHADASLVQREVGDAARRAQLGRRVTCHTFRHSFATHLLEAGYDIRTVQELLGHKDVSTTMIYTHVLNKGALGVRSPLDIAADSQEYTGGGGRGSRG; encoded by the coding sequence ATGCTTCCCCTTGATGGCCGTCCCGATGCCCCCACCCAGCCGCCGACCATTCTCGAAGAGCTCGCCACCGCCATGCGACTCAAGCGGTATAGTGCACGCAGTGTCGAGTCGTATTGTCGGTGGGTCGGACAGTACATCCGGTTCCATGGGCTCCGGCATCCCAGTGAGCTGCATGCCGTGCACATCAAGCGCTTCCTCGTGCATCTCGCCGAGGACCGGAAGGTCAGCGCGAGCACGCAGAACCAGGCGCTGTCCGCGCTGCTCTTCCTGTACCGAGAAGTGCTGTCGCAGCCCATGGGCGCGCCCGAGGGCCTCGCCCCAGCCAAGCGGAGCGAGCACGTCCCCACCGTCCTCTCGCGCATAGAGATTCAGCAAGTACTGAGCTACCTCAGCGGCGCCCCTTGGCTCATGGCGTCGCTGCTGTACGGCGCCGGCCTGCGCGTCGGCGAAGTCGTTGCACTGCGTGTGAAGGACGTCAATCTCCAACGGCGGGAGATCACCGTACGGGCCGGCAAGGGAGCGAAGGACCGGCGGACCATGTTGCCCGAGCAGCTCGTCGGCCCCCTGCGGAAGCAGATCGACGCCGTCGAGCGCCTCCTCGCGCGCGATCGCGCTGCCGGTCACGCCGGCGTCGTCCTGCCCGACGCCTTCCAGCGGAAGTCCCCCAGCGCCCCCTGGAGCCTCGCATGGCAGTGGGTGTTCCCCGCCCGGCGCGTGTACGTCGAGCGCGAGACCCGCCTCGTGCGCCGGCATCACGCCGACGCGTCGCTAGTGCAGCGTGAGGTCGGCGACGCCGCGCGGCGTGCACAGCTCGGCCGGCGTGTCACCTGCCACACGTTTCGGCACAGCTTCGCGACCCATCTGCTCGAAGCGGGCTATGACATCCGGACCGTGCAGGAACTCCTAGGCCACAAGGATGTGAGCACGACGATGATCTACACGCACGTGCTGAACAAGGGCGCGCTGGGCGTTCGGAGTCCGCTGGATATTGCTGCAGACTCGCAAGAATACACGGGCGGCGGCGGGCGTGGGTCGCGCGGCTAA
- a CDS encoding DUF4160 domain-containing protein has translation MTGPIVAELLQDLEAGPIYDDAGRRSLNEVKVGEIGGLLVFVFADEHPPPHFCVKYGDESANFRISDGAKMQGKLDRFERNIRKWYKKNRAHIIEQWNLNRPTDCPVGDFKD, from the coding sequence GTGACCGGCCCGATCGTCGCCGAGCTTCTGCAGGACCTCGAAGCGGGGCCAATCTATGATGATGCGGGACGCCGCTCACTCAATGAGGTCAAAGTCGGAGAAATTGGTGGGCTGCTCGTTTTTGTTTTTGCCGACGAGCACCCTCCGCCGCACTTCTGTGTTAAGTACGGAGACGAGTCAGCGAACTTCCGCATTTCCGATGGAGCGAAGATGCAGGGCAAGCTTGACCGTTTTGAACGCAATATTCGCAAGTGGTACAAGAAGAACCGTGCTCACATTATCGAGCAGTGGAACCTGAATCGACCAACGGACTGCCCGGTCGGCGACTTCAAGGATTGA
- a CDS encoding restriction endonuclease PLD domain-containing protein — protein MTIWKDTEIERAIFAEPLRAGCNSLHVLSGYASPQIVYSLLAREGATSVKVNVTVGMVVADGISLGAHRGFVSLQNIDYPGRVRVGYVVRGKPVHTKLYVWCQGRVPRFAFAGSANFTSNGLLGGYREVLVPADPAAGLALVNSVAATSISCDDPKMPGELVVLNPRARARVTGVIPQYRPWQGEGEKFADISLLNSRTATGVAYGLNWGHRPGRDRDQSYLPVPAVVARSGFLPRRGLRFTLLSASGTALSAVVAQDGDKAIETPDSNAIMGRFIRSELGLPSGALIEASDLKRAKVTGFRLYAVDDETFAIEFGLFG, from the coding sequence ATGACCATCTGGAAAGACACCGAGATTGAGCGCGCCATTTTTGCCGAGCCTCTTCGCGCGGGGTGCAACTCGCTTCACGTTCTGAGCGGCTATGCCTCGCCTCAGATTGTGTATTCGCTTCTCGCGCGAGAAGGCGCGACTTCCGTGAAGGTAAACGTCACGGTCGGTATGGTCGTCGCAGATGGAATTTCGCTGGGAGCGCACAGAGGCTTCGTTTCGCTACAGAACATTGACTATCCCGGCCGCGTACGCGTTGGATACGTGGTGCGAGGAAAGCCAGTGCACACGAAGCTGTATGTGTGGTGCCAAGGTCGCGTGCCGCGATTCGCATTTGCAGGATCGGCGAACTTTACTTCAAACGGTCTACTGGGAGGGTATCGAGAGGTACTCGTTCCGGCTGACCCAGCGGCAGGTCTTGCGCTCGTGAACAGCGTGGCGGCGACGTCGATTTCGTGCGACGACCCGAAGATGCCTGGTGAACTGGTTGTTCTCAATCCGCGCGCTCGCGCCCGAGTCACCGGAGTGATTCCGCAGTACCGTCCTTGGCAGGGAGAAGGCGAGAAGTTTGCTGATATCTCACTCCTGAACTCCCGCACGGCTACGGGTGTCGCCTACGGACTGAACTGGGGACACAGGCCAGGACGAGATCGAGACCAGTCCTATTTGCCAGTACCTGCCGTTGTTGCGAGGAGTGGGTTTCTGCCACGGCGAGGACTGCGGTTCACGCTCTTGTCAGCTAGTGGCACTGCGTTGAGCGCCGTCGTAGCGCAGGATGGCGACAAGGCGATCGAGACGCCGGACAGCAATGCGATAATGGGCCGATTCATTCGCTCCGAACTTGGCTTACCGTCGGGCGCTCTAATCGAAGCGTCCGACCTCAAGCGAGCGAAGGTTACCGGATTTCGCCTTTACGCGGTCGATGACGAGACTTTCGCAATCGAGTTTGGCTTGTTCGGCTAG